The following DNA comes from Anaerostipes rhamnosivorans.
TCTATCTCCTGTACTACAGGGAAAACATTCATTTCCGGCACAACTATACAAGGTAGCGTAAGACTTACGCTGCTTTGTACCAATTTAGTTTCGTTTGATTATTTCTTCGGTCTCTTAGCTCCGTATTTGGAACGAGCCTGCATTCTGTTTGCAACACCTGCTGTATCAAGTGTTCCACGAACGATATGGTAACGAGTACCTGGTAAGTCCTTAACACGACCACCACGAATCAGAACAACACTATGTTCCTGTAAGTTATGTCCCTCACCTGGGATATAGCTTGTTACTTCGATACCGTTAGAAAGACGTACTCTGGCAATCTTACGAAGAGCAGAGTTAGGCTTTTTAGGAGTCGCAGTTTTAACAGCTGTACAAACCCCTCTCTTCTGAGGAGAGCTGGTGTTTACAGATTTCTTCTTTAAAGAGTTAAAACTTTTCTGAAGAGCTGGTGCTGTAGACTTCTTAGTAGATGTCTTTCTCCCTTTTCTAACTAATTGGTTAAAAGTTGGCATTAATTTTCACCTCCATGCATGTTTTCTGCTGTAGTTACTTATGATCTGTTGTTGCACATAGATATCTACGCGCATTTTTTAATTATAAATGTGCAAAAATCGTTTGTCAAGGGGATTTCCGAACATTTTATACCACAAACCCCGCCCACTGGGAAAATCCAGGGGCGGGATCTGTTAAAACCCTACTCGAAATCGATTTCGTCTTCAAGTGTCAGTTCTTCTTCTTCTGTGTTGATCTTAACATTGCGGTACCGTTTCATTCCGGTTCCTGCAGGGATCAGTTTTCCGAGGATAACATTTTCCTTTAATCCTACCAGCGGATCGACCTTTCCTTTGATGGCCGCGTCGGTGAGGACTTTGGTTGTCTCCTGGAAGGATGCTGCGGATAAGAAGGAGTCTGTGGCAAGAGATGCCTTGGTGATACCAAGGATGATCTGTTCCGCCTTTGCAGTCTCTAAGTTTCTTTCTTCCAGCTCCCTGTTTGTCTTTTCAAATTCCAGTACGTCGATCATGGCACCTGGCAGATACTCGCTGTCGCCGCCTTCTTCGATGCGGACCTTTTTAAGCATCTGGCGCACGATGACCTCGACGTGCTTGTCGTTGATATCTACACCCTGCAGACGGTATACTCTCTGCACTTCACGGATCATATAGTCCTGAACGGCGCGGATACCCTTGATCTTTAAGATATCATGCGGGTTGACGGAACCTTCTGTCAGCTCGTCTCCGGCTTCCACTTCCTGGCCTTCCATGACTTTCAGTCTGGAACCGTAAGGAATCAGATACGCCTTCATATCTCCGGTCTCTTTGTTGGTGATGACAACTTCACGTTTCTTCTTCGTATCCTTGATCTGCACTTTTCCTGCAAACTCAGAGATGATCGCAAGACCCTTCGGCTTTCTTGCCTCGAAAAGCTCTTCGATACGAGGAAGACCCTGTGTGATATCGTCACCGGCAACTCCTCCGGCATGGAACGTACGCATGGTCAGCTGTGTACCAGGCTCACCGATGGACTGGGCAGCAATGATTCCGACTGCTTCTCCCACCTGTACGGCCTGACCGGTCGCCATGTTGGAGCCGTAACACTTGGCACAGCATCCCACCTGGGACTGACAGGTCAGCATAGTTCTGATCTTAACCTTAGTAAGTCCGGCATCAATGACGGTCTTTGCTCTTCTCGGTGTGATCATGTGGTTTGCCTTTACAAGCACCTCTCCTGTCTCAGGATGTTTGATCTCCTCAGCAGCGTAACGTCCTGTGATACGGTCCTGAAGACTTTCAATGACTTCCTGTCCGTCCATAAACGCTTCCACGTACATACCCGGAATCTGTCCGTCCGGATCCAGTCCGCAGTCTGCTTCTCTGATGATCAGATCCTGGGACACGTCTACGAGACGTCTCGTCAGGTATCCTGAATCGGCAGTTCTAAGAGCCGTATCGGAAAGTCCCTTTCTCGCACCGTGGGCGGAGATAAAGTACTCCAATACGTCCAGACCTTCACGGAAGTTTGACTTGATCGGCAGTTCGATGGTACGTCCTGACGTATCGGCCATTAGTCCACGCATTCCTGCCAGCTGCTTGATCTGCTGGTTGGAACCACGGGCTCCGGAATCGGCCATCATGAAGATGTTATTGTATTTATCTAATCCTGTAATCAGCTTGTCGGTCAGAACATCATCGGCATCAAACCATGTCTTGACAACCGCCTTGTAACGTTCTTCCTCAGTCATCAGTCCACGTTTGAACTGATTGTTAATAAACTCTGACTGATCCTGTGCTTTTGCCAGGATTTCTTTCTTTTCTTCCGGCACTGTCATGTCGGAGATGGAAACTGTCAGGGCACCCCTTGTGGAGTACTTATAACCGAGTGCCTTGATATCATCCAGCACTTCCGCGGTCTTGGTAGCACCGTGGATGTTGATACATTTGTCAAGAATCTGTTTTAACTGTTTCTTTCCTACATGGAAATCAATCTCCAGATTCAGGGCGTTTTCCGGGTCAGAGCGGTCTACAAATCCCAGGTCCTGCATGATGATCTCGTTGAATAAGATCCTTCCCAGAGTACATTCCACGACTTTAGAGATTTTATTTCCGTTCTTATCGACCTTTGTACGCCTTACATTGATCCTTGCGTGCAGTGTGATCGCTTTATTCTCGTAGGCAAGAAATGCCTCATTTTCTGACTTAAAGTACTTGCCTTCACCCT
Coding sequences within:
- the rpsL gene encoding 30S ribosomal protein S12; the protein is MPTFNQLVRKGRKTSTKKSTAPALQKSFNSLKKKSVNTSSPQKRGVCTAVKTATPKKPNSALRKIARVRLSNGIEVTSYIPGEGHNLQEHSVVLIRGGRVKDLPGTRYHIVRGTLDTAGVANRMQARSKYGAKRPKK
- the rpoC gene encoding DNA-directed RNA polymerase subunit beta'; this translates as MIGSSNEYANHKIAFDAIKIGLASPEKIREWSRGEVKKPETINYRTLKPEKDGLFCEKIFGPSKDWECHCGKYKKIRYKGVVCDRCGVEVTKANVRRERMGHIELAAPVSHIWYFKGIPSRMGLILDISPRSLEKVLYFACYIVLDAGETDLAYKQVLTEKEYRDAYDKYGTSFRVGMGAESIKELLEAIDLPAEAKSLKDEFKTATGQKRARIVKRLEVVEAFLNSENNPEWMILDVVPVIPPDIRPMVQLDGGRFATSDLNDLYRRIINRNNRLKRLLELGAPDIIVRNEKRMLQEAVDALIDNGRRGRPVTGPGNRALKSLSDMLKGKQGRFRQNLLGKRVDYSGRSVIVVGPELKIYQCGLPKEMAIELFKPFVMKELVERKLSHNIKSAKKMVEKLQPEVWDVLEDVIKEHPVMLNRAPTLHRLGIQAFEPILVEGKAIKLHPLVCTAYNADFDGDQMAVHLPLSVEAQAECRFLLLSPNNLLKPSDGGPVAVPSQDMVLGIYYLTLEKEGDKGEGKYFKSENEAFLAYENKAITLHARINVRRTKVDKNGNKISKVVECTLGRILFNEIIMQDLGFVDRSDPENALNLEIDFHVGKKQLKQILDKCINIHGATKTAEVLDDIKALGYKYSTRGALTVSISDMTVPEEKKEILAKAQDQSEFINNQFKRGLMTEEERYKAVVKTWFDADDVLTDKLITGLDKYNNIFMMADSGARGSNQQIKQLAGMRGLMADTSGRTIELPIKSNFREGLDVLEYFISAHGARKGLSDTALRTADSGYLTRRLVDVSQDLIIREADCGLDPDGQIPGMYVEAFMDGQEVIESLQDRITGRYAAEEIKHPETGEVLVKANHMITPRRAKTVIDAGLTKVKIRTMLTCQSQVGCCAKCYGSNMATGQAVQVGEAVGIIAAQSIGEPGTQLTMRTFHAGGVAGDDITQGLPRIEELFEARKPKGLAIISEFAGKVQIKDTKKKREVVITNKETGDMKAYLIPYGSRLKVMEGQEVEAGDELTEGSVNPHDILKIKGIRAVQDYMIREVQRVYRLQGVDINDKHVEVIVRQMLKKVRIEEGGDSEYLPGAMIDVLEFEKTNRELEERNLETAKAEQIILGITKASLATDSFLSAASFQETTKVLTDAAIKGKVDPLVGLKENVILGKLIPAGTGMKRYRNVKINTEEEELTLEDEIDFE